The sequence CAGCGGCTTACATTGGTGAGGCCATCGAGGGGCATGGTGGTGAAGAGCATGGATGACCCCCAGTAATTCCCTTTTGGGGGTCGTTCAGTTTGTATTGGCTGGTGGGGCAGGTGCTGCCAGCCGACGTGGTCTTAGGGCCGCACCCATAAGAAACGCCGATCGCGCGTTGTCTATGACCTGGTTAACGAGTTGTTGATTGTCCAAATCGAGGTAAAGACATGGATTCTACTATTGCAGCCGCTTCCGTAATTGCAGCCGCTCTGGCCGTTGGTCTGGCAGCTATTGGCCCTGGTATTGGTCAAGGTAATGCAGCTGGTCAAGCGGTAGAAGGCATCGCCCGCCAGCCCGAAGCTGAAGGCAAAATTCGCGGCACCCTGCTGTTGAGCTTGGCTTTCATGGAAGCACTGACCATCTACGGTCTGGTGGTGGCCCTGGTGCTGCTATTCGCCAACCCCTTCGCGTAGATCGACTATCGCTGGGTTAGGGAAAGGGCTAGTACCTTTCCCTGCCTATCGACTTCACCTTGTAGTGCTGGCCCTGGGCCGAGTTAAAGGGCATACCCACAATGATGAATTTTGTTTGGTTACTGGCGGTTGAAGCCGCTGAAACTGTTGAAGAGGGCGGAGGTCTGTTTGACCTAGATGCCACTTTGCCGTTGATGGCTGTGCAGTTTGTGCTGCTGGCAGTGGCACTCAATGCTCTATTTTATAAGCCCCTGGGCAAAGTACTAGACGAGCGTGACGGCTACATTAGTTCTAATCAAGTTGATGCTGCAGAACGTCTGGCCAAGGCTGAGCAAATTGCTAATCAGTATCAGCAAGAGCTAGCTGAGACCCGTCGCCAGGCCCAAGCGGTCATTGCCGAAGCTCAGGAAGAAGCGCAGAAGATTGCGGCTCAAACCGTGACTGCGGCTCAGCAGGAGGCCCAAGCCCAGCGCGAGCAGGTGCAGCGGGAGCTGGATGAGCAGAAGCGTCAGGCCATGGCCACCCTTGAGCAACAGGTGGACGGTCTGAGTCAACAAATTCTTGACAAGCTGCTGGGCTCTTTAGCGGCCTAGGCTATTGGTGATGGATGGGTGGTTGAGGCCGCCTAAAGTTACCCGCGTCGTTGACGGAAAGTAGGGATATGACTATTGGTTGGTTACTAGCGGCGGAAACAGGTGGTTTTGGTGTGGATTTCAACATCCTAGAAACCAACCTGATTAATTTGGTCATTATTATTGGCGTGCTGTACTACTTTGGCGGCAAGTTTTTAGGGAAAACCCTGTCAACGCGTCAGTCGGCCATTAAGACCGCAATCACTGAAGCTGAGCAGCGCAAGCAAACGGCCGCCGCTGCTTTGGCAGAGCAACAGCAAAAACTGGCCCAGGCCCAGGAAGAAGCCAAAAAGATTTTGGCCGAGGCTCATACCACGGCAGAGCGAGCTCGCGAAGCGATCTTGGCTCAGTCGAAGACAGATGTCGAGCGCATGCGGGCTACGGCTGCTCAAGATCTCACCTCCCAGGAGGCTCGGGTCATGAGAGAGCTGCGCCAGCGCATCGCGGCTTTGGCGATTGAGCGCAGTGAAGCCGCGCTACCCGGCCAGTTGAACGACGACTTGCAGCGGCGTCTGGTTGACTCCAGTATTGCCCTGCTCAAAGGAGAGTAGCCATGAACGACACAACACTGAGTTCTGAAATTGCCGGCCCCTACGCCAAGGCCCTGATGTCGGTTGCCGAAGATAACCAGGCTATTGACCAGGTGGGTGCTGAAGTTGGTGACTTGCTAGAGGTCTTGGCCAGTTCTGAGGAGCTAACCGGGTTTTTGGCCAATCCGCTGGTGTCTTCCGATGCTAAGAAGGGTGTGCTGCGGCAGATCGCCGAGGGCAAGGTGAGTGACTTTTTGCTGAGTTTTTTGCTCTTGCTGGTTGACCGTGGGCGAGTGGCATTTTTGCAGCCTGTGCTTCGGCAATACCAAGCCCTATTGCGGGAACTGAAGCAGACGGTTTTGGCTGATGTCACTACCGCCGTTGAGCTATCCGATGAGCAGCGGCAGGCTATTTGCGATCGCGTCCAGGCCATGACCAGTGCCAACAGCGTAGAACTGTCGGTACAGGTAGACCCCTCTCTGCTGGGTGGGTTGGTGATCAAGGTTGGCTCTAAGGTGATTGACGCCAGCCTGCGAGGGCAGCTGCGCCGCATTGGTATGCAGCTAGCGACTACCGCCTAGGAAGTTTTGCCTGAGCTCGAACTTGCCCTTCGGTGGGGCGGTTCCTCTGACGTTTCGTGTTTATGTAGGTTTATCCAGAGCGAGTCCTATGGTTAGTATCAGACCTGACGAAATTAGCAGCATTATTAAGCAGCAGATTGAGCAGTACAACCAGGAGGTGAAGGTCTCCAACGTGGGTACGGTGCTGCAAGTGGGTGACGGTATCGCCCGTATCTACGGCCTCGAAACTGCCATGTCTGGCGAACTGCTTGAGTTCGAAGACGGCACCGTCGGCATCGCCCTCAACCTGGAAGAAGACAACGTGGGTGCGGTGTTGATGGGCGACGGCATCAACATCAAAGAGGGCAGTTCCGTTACCGCCACTGGCAAGATTGCGTCGGTGCCCGTGGGCGAGGCGATGCTGGGCCGTGTGGTCGATGCGCTGGGTCGCCCCATTGATGGCAAGGGCGATGTAGAAACTACCGAAACCCGCCTGATTGAATCTCCTGCCCCCGGTATCATTGCCCGGAAGTCGGTGTATGAGCCGATGCAGACCGGCATCACGGCCATTGACGCCATGATTCCCATCGGTCGCGGCCAGCGGGAACTCATTATTGGTGACCGTCAGACGGGTAAGACGGCGATCGCGATCGACACCATTCTCAACCAAAAGTCTGAGGATGTGGTGTGTGTCTATGTGGCGATTGGTCAAAAAGCCTCTTCGGTGGCCCAGATCGTCGATGTGCTGCGCGATCGCGGTGCCCTGGAGTACACCATTGTGGTCAACGCCAGTGCCAACGACCCCGCTCCCCTTCAGTACCTGGCCCCCTATACCGGTGCTAGCCTAGCTGAGTACTTCATGTACAAGGGCAAAGCGACCCTGATCATCTATGATGACTTGACCAAGCAGGCCCAGGCCTATCGTCAAATGTCGCTGCTGCTGCGTCGTCCCCCCGGTCGTGAAGCCTACCCTGGCGACGTATTCTACCTGCACTCTCGTCTACTAGAGCGGGCCGCTAAGCTCAGCCCCGAACTGGGCGAAGGTAGCATGACCGCCCTGCCCGTAATTGAAACCCAGGCGGGTGACGTCTCGGCCTACATCCCCACTAACGTAATTTCCATCACCGACGGTCAGATCTTCCTGTCCTCTGACCTGTTTAACTCGGGTCTACGCCCTGCGATCAACGCCGGTATTTCGGTGTCTCGAGTTGGCTCTGCGGCTCAGATCAAGGCGATGAAGCAGGTGGCTGGTAAGGTGAAGCTAGAGCTGGCCCAGTTCGACGAACTCCAGGCTTTCTCTCAGTTTGCCTCTGACCTAGACGCCGCTACCCAAAAGCAGCTGGCGCGCGGTCAGCGTTTGCGCGAACTGCTGAAGCAGCCCCAGTACTCTCCCCTGCCGGTAGAAGAGCAGGTGGCGGTTATCTATGCTGGCATCAATGGCTACATGGATGAGGTGCCGGTGGAGCAGGTGACAGCTTTTGCTAAGTCTCTGCGCGACTACATCCGCAACAACAAACCCAAGTTTGCGGAACTGATTCGCAGCGAGAAGAAGCTTGGCAACGAAAGCGAAGCTATCCTCAAGGAAAGCATTGCTGAAGCTAAGCAAGCCTTCATGGCGGCAGTCTAGGCCCCTATGGCCCTTGTTCTGGCCAGGGCGGTACTGCGCCCTGGCCGCCTGACTATCCCTTAGGGGTTCACTATGCCTAACCTAAAAGCGATTCGAGACCGCATTAAATCTGTAAAGAACACTCGCAAGATCACCGAAGCTATGCGTCTGGTGGCTGCTGCCAAGGTGCGTCGTGCCCAGGAGCAGGTGATTGCCACCCGTCCCTTTGCCGATCGCCTCGCCCAGGTGCTCTACGGCTTGCAAAGCCGCCTCAGGTTTGAGGAGGCTGATCTGCCGCTGCTGAAGCAGCGTGAGGTGAAGACTGTAGCCCTGCTGGTTATCTCTGGCGATCGCGGCCTCTGCGGCGGTTATAACAACAACGTGATCCGCAAAGCTGAGATTCGTGCCCAAGAGCTAGCGGCAGAAGGGTTAAACTACCGCTTCATTCTGGTCGGTCGCAAGGCCAGCCAGTACTTCAAGCGCCGTGAGCAACCGATCGAAGCCAGTTTCATT is a genomic window of Nodosilinea sp. E11 containing:
- the atpE gene encoding ATP synthase F0 subunit C translates to MDSTIAAASVIAAALAVGLAAIGPGIGQGNAAGQAVEGIARQPEAEGKIRGTLLLSLAFMEALTIYGLVVALVLLFANPFA
- a CDS encoding F0F1 ATP synthase subunit B', producing MMNFVWLLAVEAAETVEEGGGLFDLDATLPLMAVQFVLLAVALNALFYKPLGKVLDERDGYISSNQVDAAERLAKAEQIANQYQQELAETRRQAQAVIAEAQEEAQKIAAQTVTAAQQEAQAQREQVQRELDEQKRQAMATLEQQVDGLSQQILDKLLGSLAA
- a CDS encoding F0F1 ATP synthase subunit B, producing MTIGWLLAAETGGFGVDFNILETNLINLVIIIGVLYYFGGKFLGKTLSTRQSAIKTAITEAEQRKQTAAAALAEQQQKLAQAQEEAKKILAEAHTTAERAREAILAQSKTDVERMRATAAQDLTSQEARVMRELRQRIAALAIERSEAALPGQLNDDLQRRLVDSSIALLKGE
- the atpH gene encoding ATP synthase F1 subunit delta, producing MNDTTLSSEIAGPYAKALMSVAEDNQAIDQVGAEVGDLLEVLASSEELTGFLANPLVSSDAKKGVLRQIAEGKVSDFLLSFLLLLVDRGRVAFLQPVLRQYQALLRELKQTVLADVTTAVELSDEQRQAICDRVQAMTSANSVELSVQVDPSLLGGLVIKVGSKVIDASLRGQLRRIGMQLATTA
- the atpA gene encoding F0F1 ATP synthase subunit alpha, with the translated sequence MVSIRPDEISSIIKQQIEQYNQEVKVSNVGTVLQVGDGIARIYGLETAMSGELLEFEDGTVGIALNLEEDNVGAVLMGDGINIKEGSSVTATGKIASVPVGEAMLGRVVDALGRPIDGKGDVETTETRLIESPAPGIIARKSVYEPMQTGITAIDAMIPIGRGQRELIIGDRQTGKTAIAIDTILNQKSEDVVCVYVAIGQKASSVAQIVDVLRDRGALEYTIVVNASANDPAPLQYLAPYTGASLAEYFMYKGKATLIIYDDLTKQAQAYRQMSLLLRRPPGREAYPGDVFYLHSRLLERAAKLSPELGEGSMTALPVIETQAGDVSAYIPTNVISITDGQIFLSSDLFNSGLRPAINAGISVSRVGSAAQIKAMKQVAGKVKLELAQFDELQAFSQFASDLDAATQKQLARGQRLRELLKQPQYSPLPVEEQVAVIYAGINGYMDEVPVEQVTAFAKSLRDYIRNNKPKFAELIRSEKKLGNESEAILKESIAEAKQAFMAAV